Proteins from a single region of Sneathiella aquimaris:
- a CDS encoding CoA-transferase — protein MSLSDDRKALICFIAGLLKDCNHVAVGASSPIPGAAALLARQFWGQPVHVNILGSVKNNFFTNGAQELFDCAAQGRIDAFFLGGGQIDGQANINLMGRGDYPLQTPRWPGTFGSAYLYFLIPKVILFREEHTRRVLVDNVDFVSAPGSSDDTIYRKGGPYGLLTNKAFFRFNKEKRKFHLQSIHPTSSLEDILDNTGFSFDYDATIPSTPAPDAALLSALDTDVAKVVKEVYPQFASRLFGDNVA, from the coding sequence TGATGACCGCAAAGCGTTGATCTGTTTTATTGCGGGCTTGCTCAAAGACTGCAATCACGTCGCCGTTGGCGCCTCCTCGCCTATTCCGGGCGCAGCCGCCCTTCTGGCGCGACAGTTTTGGGGGCAGCCGGTCCATGTCAATATTCTGGGCTCCGTGAAAAACAATTTTTTCACGAACGGCGCTCAGGAACTTTTTGATTGCGCCGCTCAGGGCCGTATTGACGCCTTTTTTCTGGGCGGTGGACAAATAGACGGGCAAGCCAATATTAACCTCATGGGGCGCGGCGACTACCCTCTGCAAACCCCCAGATGGCCGGGTACATTTGGCTCTGCCTATTTGTATTTCCTGATCCCCAAGGTGATACTTTTTCGAGAAGAACACACGCGTCGGGTCCTCGTGGATAATGTGGATTTTGTCAGTGCTCCGGGGAGCTCTGACGATACTATTTACCGAAAAGGCGGGCCCTATGGTCTGCTGACCAACAAGGCATTTTTTCGCTTCAACAAAGAGAAAAGAAAATTTCATCTTCAAAGCATCCACCCGACAAGCTCTCTTGAAGATATTCTGGATAATACGGGCTTCTCTTTTGATTACGATGCGACGATACCATCAACACCCGCGCCAGATGCCGCCCTGCTTTCAGCGCTGGACACTGATGTCGCCAAAGTCGTGAAAGAAGTTTATCCCCAATTTGCCTCACGCCTTTTTGGTGATAACGTAGCGTAA
- a CDS encoding CaiB/BaiF CoA transferase family protein, which translates to MSKSALSGLKVIDLSRVLGGPFCTQILADHGAEVIKVEPPQGDETRTWGPPFNENGLSAYFSGANRNKRSIALDIRDDKGKEILLKLLEDADILVENFKTGSLEKWGLGYEDVLSEKFPRLIHCRVTGFGADGPFGGFPGYDAVIQAWAGLISINGSPESGQVRVGIPLVDLGTGMNAVIGILMAVNERHTSGKGQSVEASLYDTGIQLQHPHAPNTLMSGNAPKLTGNSHPNIAPYDLYQTASAPVFLGIGNNGQFRKLCEALGRPEIPSDARFVDNSARLSHRDELNTILGELLKDRDGVELATELLKAGVPAGAAMSVPEALAHPHTRHREMVVEKDGYSGTGIAIKMSRTPGAVRSVPPGFGVNGRDILREIGYDESEISSLSETGILWENPKT; encoded by the coding sequence ATGTCCAAAAGTGCTCTTAGCGGACTAAAAGTCATCGATTTATCACGCGTTCTGGGAGGTCCTTTTTGCACCCAGATCCTAGCAGACCATGGTGCAGAAGTCATTAAAGTCGAACCCCCTCAGGGCGATGAAACCCGTACTTGGGGCCCTCCTTTCAACGAAAACGGCTTATCTGCCTACTTCTCTGGTGCCAATCGAAATAAACGCTCGATCGCTTTGGACATCCGGGATGACAAGGGTAAGGAAATCTTACTCAAACTACTGGAAGACGCCGATATCCTTGTTGAAAATTTTAAAACAGGGTCACTGGAAAAATGGGGTCTGGGATATGAGGATGTTCTAAGCGAAAAATTCCCGCGCCTTATTCACTGCCGGGTTACCGGATTTGGGGCCGATGGACCGTTTGGCGGGTTCCCAGGGTATGATGCAGTTATTCAGGCCTGGGCGGGACTGATAAGCATTAACGGCTCGCCTGAATCCGGGCAGGTTCGCGTTGGTATCCCCCTCGTTGATCTGGGAACAGGCATGAACGCCGTTATTGGAATTTTGATGGCGGTTAATGAACGCCACACCTCCGGCAAAGGCCAATCTGTAGAAGCCTCTCTATACGACACTGGCATTCAGCTTCAGCATCCGCATGCCCCCAACACCCTGATGAGCGGGAACGCCCCGAAACTGACAGGGAACTCTCACCCCAATATTGCCCCGTATGATTTATATCAAACCGCCAGTGCGCCTGTTTTTCTTGGCATTGGTAATAATGGGCAATTCAGAAAATTATGTGAAGCCTTGGGCCGACCTGAAATACCGTCAGACGCCCGGTTCGTCGACAATAGTGCACGGCTCAGCCATCGGGATGAGCTGAACACCATTTTGGGAGAGTTATTGAAAGACAGGGACGGCGTAGAACTTGCCACTGAGCTGTTAAAAGCAGGCGTTCCCGCGGGTGCCGCCATGTCCGTGCCTGAGGCACTAGCACATCCACATACCAGGCATCGGGAAATGGTTGTTGAAAAAGACGGCTACTCGGGCACAGGGATCGCCATCAAAATGAGCAGAACACCAGGTGCAGTTCGCTCCGTTCCGCCCGGATTTGGTGTGAATGGCCGGGACATCCTCCGTGAAATCGGCTATGATGAAAGTGAGATTTCGTCCCTATCAGAAACAGGTATTTTGTGGGAAAATCCAAAAACCTAA
- a CDS encoding xanthine dehydrogenase family protein molybdopterin-binding subunit: MVKFGVNQSVNRVEDDRLITGSGQYTDDITLDGQLYAYMLRSPVAHAKILSVDLEEAKNAPGVVDIITGEELAADNANELPCMIPLKNRDGSDRADPGHPVLATDEVRYVGDNIALVIAQSLSQAKDAAELIFVDFDELGAVTDTAKAANSGQPLVHQNVPENKAFDWEHGSADEVESIFDNAAHVTSVDLINNRVVVNSMEPRGLIADWDPAEEKMTIRMGTQGGWVLKGLLAKAILHVPEEQVRVITPDVGGAFGMKLFFYSELASVVWASRKIGKPIKWIGERSDAFLSDTQGRDHVTKAELAFDDNHKILGMRVHTYANLGAYLSSFGPMIPTMAALKVLPGVYDIPALHYHCTGVFTNTVPVDAYRGAGRPEAIYVIERLMDTAANELGIGPEELRRKNFIPVEAIPYTTATGCIYDSGEFERVMDKALENAAWNDFGSRKAASESAGKMRGMGMCFYIEATAGNPTETATIRFEENDIVTLAVGTQSSGQGHSTAYAQVLADRIGVPFENIRIIQGDTDKIKSGGGTGGSRSLTTQGPAIHKASDEVIDKGMQLAGHFLEAAAEDIEFSAAEGEFSIAGTDRKIGILEIAHRARGLGQLPEGLAEGLDSEASFTVEAFTYPNGCHIAEVEIDPQTGTTEVVRYIIVDDFGTIVNPALVRHQVIGGIGQGIGQALTENTVYDDDGQLLTGSFMDYGMPRADDVPLDMLYETIEIPCTMNPMGVKGCGEAGCIAAPPAIINATVDALKEKGIQHIDMPATPLKVWNLLQQAS; the protein is encoded by the coding sequence ATGGTCAAATTTGGCGTTAATCAGTCAGTGAACAGGGTTGAAGACGACCGGTTAATTACTGGAAGTGGTCAATACACAGACGACATTACTTTGGACGGTCAGCTTTACGCCTACATGCTACGCTCACCGGTAGCCCATGCGAAGATCCTCTCGGTTGATCTGGAAGAAGCAAAAAATGCCCCAGGCGTGGTGGATATTATCACTGGTGAGGAATTGGCCGCGGATAACGCCAACGAATTACCCTGCATGATCCCTCTGAAAAACCGTGACGGCAGTGATCGGGCTGACCCCGGCCATCCCGTACTGGCGACAGATGAAGTTCGGTATGTTGGAGATAATATCGCTCTGGTTATTGCGCAAAGCCTTTCGCAGGCGAAAGATGCCGCCGAGCTTATTTTCGTTGATTTTGACGAACTGGGCGCTGTCACGGACACGGCAAAAGCCGCAAATTCCGGACAGCCTCTTGTCCATCAGAATGTTCCAGAGAATAAAGCATTTGACTGGGAACATGGCAGCGCGGACGAAGTGGAGAGCATTTTTGATAACGCGGCCCATGTGACATCCGTTGACCTGATCAACAACCGGGTTGTTGTCAATTCCATGGAACCACGCGGACTGATCGCTGATTGGGACCCGGCAGAAGAAAAAATGACCATCCGGATGGGTACGCAGGGTGGCTGGGTTTTAAAAGGATTATTGGCAAAAGCAATTTTGCATGTCCCGGAGGAGCAGGTTCGAGTCATCACACCAGATGTGGGGGGTGCTTTTGGCATGAAGCTCTTCTTTTATTCAGAATTGGCTTCTGTGGTCTGGGCCTCGCGCAAAATTGGTAAACCAATTAAGTGGATCGGCGAACGCAGCGATGCGTTCCTGTCAGACACACAAGGACGCGACCACGTCACCAAAGCCGAGCTGGCGTTTGATGACAATCATAAAATCCTGGGCATGCGCGTTCATACCTATGCAAATCTCGGTGCGTACCTGTCAAGTTTTGGACCAATGATCCCGACAATGGCGGCACTGAAGGTTCTGCCCGGTGTCTATGACATTCCGGCCCTTCACTATCACTGTACAGGCGTCTTTACGAATACGGTTCCTGTCGATGCCTACCGCGGTGCTGGACGACCAGAAGCCATTTATGTGATCGAACGGCTCATGGATACAGCGGCAAACGAGCTTGGGATTGGCCCGGAGGAGCTGCGCCGCAAGAACTTTATCCCTGTTGAAGCCATTCCATACACAACCGCGACCGGCTGTATTTATGATAGTGGCGAATTTGAGCGAGTGATGGATAAAGCGCTTGAAAATGCCGCCTGGAATGACTTTGGCAGTCGAAAGGCGGCCTCAGAGAGTGCTGGTAAAATGCGGGGAATGGGCATGTGCTTCTATATCGAAGCAACGGCTGGCAATCCTACAGAAACCGCGACCATCCGGTTTGAAGAAAATGACATTGTAACCCTCGCAGTAGGAACACAATCCTCCGGGCAGGGGCACTCAACCGCCTATGCGCAGGTTCTGGCCGACCGGATCGGGGTGCCTTTTGAAAATATCCGCATCATACAAGGGGATACCGACAAGATCAAATCAGGAGGGGGCACCGGTGGTTCCCGTTCTCTCACAACGCAAGGCCCGGCTATTCATAAAGCCAGTGACGAAGTGATTGATAAGGGCATGCAGTTGGCAGGGCATTTCCTGGAAGCAGCGGCCGAAGACATTGAGTTTTCAGCGGCTGAGGGTGAATTTTCCATCGCCGGGACAGACAGAAAAATTGGCATTCTGGAGATCGCTCATCGTGCCCGCGGTTTGGGTCAGTTGCCGGAAGGTCTGGCTGAAGGTCTTGACAGTGAGGCCAGCTTTACGGTGGAGGCGTTTACTTATCCAAACGGTTGTCACATCGCAGAAGTGGAAATCGACCCTCAGACCGGAACGACTGAAGTCGTCCGATATATTATCGTGGATGATTTCGGTACCATCGTCAATCCGGCTCTAGTGCGCCATCAGGTCATCGGTGGCATCGGTCAAGGGATCGGTCAGGCGTTGACAGAAAATACCGTCTATGACGACGACGGCCAGCTTCTGACCGGGTCCTTCATGGATTATGGTATGCCCCGCGCTGATGATGTGCCTCTGGATATGCTGTACGAAACCATTGAAATTCCCTGCACAATGAACCCGATGGGTGTGAAAGGATGCGGTGAAGCAGGTTGCATCGCCGCGCCTCCGGCAATCATCAATGCAACTGTTGATGCGCTTAAAGAAAAAGGCATTCAACATATCGACATGCCAGCCACGCCCCTTAAAGTCTGGAACCTGTTACAACAAGCAAGCTAA
- a CDS encoding nuclear transport factor 2 family protein, producing the protein MENDQSKELIEGILGNIIEGKIEHVLPFLAEDVEVHICLGNQLYTDSFTATFMGHKGAMNFVTLHHHFLDLLKVIPTDFHQELNKVIVRGYLECRLTISGEKWISNWMQIWTFEGDQIRKIRMFSDFKQRATSKAPQTTRRLSSHISH; encoded by the coding sequence ATGGAAAATGATCAAAGCAAAGAACTTATTGAAGGAATACTCGGCAATATTATTGAAGGCAAAATCGAGCATGTGCTCCCTTTTCTAGCCGAAGATGTCGAAGTCCATATATGTTTGGGCAATCAACTTTATACGGATAGTTTTACCGCAACATTTATGGGTCATAAAGGCGCCATGAATTTCGTGACGCTTCATCACCATTTTCTTGATCTCTTGAAGGTCATTCCCACTGATTTTCATCAGGAACTGAACAAAGTGATTGTGCGAGGATATCTTGAATGCCGTTTGACGATATCTGGTGAAAAATGGATCTCAAACTGGATGCAGATTTGGACATTTGAAGGCGATCAGATACGAAAAATCAGAATGTTCTCGGATTTCAAGCAACGGGCGACATCAAAAGCCCCTCAGACAACACGCCGTCTTTCATCCCACATTTCCCACTGA
- a CDS encoding SDR family NAD(P)-dependent oxidoreductase, protein MTQKIAIVTGAARGIGLATTRLFLRENWQVAMVDRDEEALLEAASELTGVFPIGADVAKPDAVRNAIQQVSDHFGRLDALVNNAGVADFGPIEETDFARWRRVMDTNIDGVFLMSQAATSALKETQGAIVNIASISGLRASTLRVAYGTSKAAVIHLTKQQAAELGEYGIRANCVCPGPVRTKLAMAVHTPDIIAAYHDAIPLNRYGTEEEIGEVIVFLCSEKASYVTGQIVASDGGFESTGVGLPSLRGNA, encoded by the coding sequence ATGACGCAAAAAATTGCCATTGTTACAGGTGCGGCTCGCGGTATCGGTCTTGCCACCACACGCCTTTTTCTTCGGGAGAACTGGCAAGTCGCCATGGTTGACCGGGACGAAGAAGCCCTGCTGGAAGCCGCTTCTGAATTAACCGGCGTTTTTCCCATTGGCGCCGATGTCGCTAAGCCCGACGCTGTTCGCAATGCGATCCAACAGGTCTCCGATCATTTCGGTCGTCTGGATGCCCTCGTCAACAATGCAGGTGTTGCCGATTTTGGCCCGATCGAGGAAACTGACTTTGCCCGCTGGCGCCGCGTCATGGACACCAATATCGATGGCGTCTTCCTGATGTCTCAAGCCGCAACATCGGCCCTGAAAGAAACGCAGGGGGCAATTGTTAATATAGCGTCCATCTCCGGCCTGAGAGCATCGACTTTGCGCGTCGCCTATGGCACCTCCAAGGCGGCTGTAATCCATCTGACGAAACAACAGGCTGCTGAACTTGGCGAATATGGCATACGGGCCAACTGCGTCTGCCCTGGTCCCGTTAGAACCAAATTGGCGATGGCTGTGCATACCCCGGACATTATTGCAGCTTATCACGATGCCATTCCATTAAACCGCTATGGCACAGAAGAAGAAATCGGCGAGGTCATTGTTTTCCTGTGTTCTGAAAAGGCCAGCTACGTCACCGGGCAAATCGTCGCCTCAGACGGTGGCTTTGAAAGCACAGGTGTCGGCCTTCCCTCTTTGCGCGGAAACGCCTGA